A segment of the Elaeis guineensis isolate ETL-2024a chromosome 6, EG11, whole genome shotgun sequence genome:
GCCTGGCAGAACTTTTTTGTGTACATGGAATGAGAGCCCTCTAGCATTATGGGATCTTAATTGTAACACAAGATTTAAATAACAACTACCATAATATTATAGAGggagatattataattttatggaCCCTCAGTtattatatgtgtgtgtgtgtgcgtgtgtatttatatatataataacccaaaggaaaaagaaaaatgatgagtTTTTATTCAGTGTACATTAATTtggaaaaataatatcatcattcCTCTATTATATTCTATTATAATACAATTGTTGTTATTTTAGTATTAAAAAGTTTCATACCACACACTGTAGTTATAAAAAAGTTCGATATGTCATTATGAAATTTGTTTATTGGCTATTATACATAGACGAGACAAGACTAtataattattgattaattataaaGTCAGAGATTATTTGATCGGCCAATGTCGTCCGGGGCGAGCCGGTCCTCGCTCACCAGTCACCATTCATCGCGGCCGAGGACTCGGAGCCTCTCCTTTCTCGAAGTCCAAACAAACTACTACCTCTCGGGCGAGAAATATATGAAAGTCGTGAAGCCGCTCTTTGTCCGGTTCTCGCAGCTTCCTGTCCACTGTAGAGAGAGAGTGGGGGAAAGGATTCGAGGGCTATGGAGGGAGAGGAGATAGGGCTGGTGCTGGCCCGAGCATCGGATCTCCGCGCCAAGATCAGCAACTGCATCGATCGGAGCGGCGGGGATCGAGACCGGGAAGCCGATCCTGGTGGCGGTGGAACGGCGGCGGCGGGGGCGGCGGTGGAGGAGGAGGtgggggaggaagaagaggaggaggaagagagccTTCTTAGCATTCGTGATGCACTCGAGTCACTGGAGCGGCATCTCGGTGCCCTGCAGGTATTCATCTCTTTCTCCGCTGTTATTGTTCTTTCGATGTCTGATGTTTTTAGAAGGTTCTGCGTGTAGGATTTCTTTATGTTTTGAttcaaaaagtaaaaataaaaaataaaacatatatTTTAAGTGCAGCAGGTCTGCGGAGACGTCCTAAAGATGACATTTTTTTGGATCTTTTGAATGATTAGACGTGATAGGATTTTGTTACAGATTATACAAGGGGAGTACGTTAAATTGAAGGTGTCAATCGAGGCCTCAGGGGGGAGATCTAGGTTGGGTATGAGCGAGAGAGGGATTCTATTGGATTTATATCTGAGAATAGAGAAGAAATGCAAAAGTAGGTGTCAAGGTTTTTTCTGAGTCGGTTTAGTGAAGATCATAAGGCATTAGTAGAGGTGCAGAGTACTTTAAGAATGGTGGTTGCTAGAAATAGCAAACAACCCAACTCCTGCCACGAGGTTTGACGCAATCAAGACTATAAAATCACATATTCATGGCGAAGCATTGGATAAGCAAGCTATTCCAACAAACTTCTAAATTGAGCCTTTATTTCTTGATTTTGTGTCATGATGAGTCTTTTAGTTAAGTCTGCTGGTTCTGGGAGAAGAAGTCTGCTATTCATTCACTTGACATCCAACAAGAAACATATATCTTAGGCATGCTTTTGTTTTTCCCTCCTAATCATTTTGGTAGATATATAATTTGACacattcttttcttcctcttttaaaaataatatataaattgtgCACAGTCTTTCACCATAGGAAAGTTTGATTCCTTGGTAACACTGATTTCTTCACTAACCCTTCATTATGTATTAAATATTCACCATTAAGTGAATCTTCAGCATTATTATCCTCAAAGTTCAACCTTTTCAAGCTTGTCTCATCATTTTAGATGGATTCTTTACACTAAATTGGACATTTCTTTCAAATGCAATCATTTTGTACTGCACATAAAATTGGGCTATTTAGTAGCCACAGACCTTTGTGTTCTTATTTTGGCTTTAGAATTGTAGATATTAAGGTGAATCAAGGTTTAAAAGGTCCAGTCGATCTTGGTCTGCTTTGGAGGTGCTAGATTAAACCAAGGAGAAATCAAGTCCTGGTAAAAAATCAGGTTATCTGGTTGTCATTTGTTTGTACCCGCCGATATCAATTGGATCGATGATTGGGACTAGTGGTGCCAATGAGGATGAATCAAGAAAAAGAGGGGTGTGTGTATGCATATTTGTGTATAAATGTACATATGTGTGTGCATGTATATATGTGTCTATGTGTcgatatatatctatgtatatgtgtgtgtatgtatgtacgtatgtgtaTAGTCAGCCCACCGAGAGACTAGACCCATTGTGGGCCTTAGTCTCCAGACTAAAGGCCCAAGAAGAGGCCTTGTGCTAGTACATCATCTAAGTACAACTCACTCCTAACAAGGAAggggagaaaagagaaagaaggggagAGATGGCCTAGATTATGGACACCATAAACTCATACCAAATTGGTGCCAGTACTGGCACCATAGATCCAATCATTGGCTCAAAAAACCTATCCTAATCATCAACTATGACAAATAATCGCTATAGACCCTCTATATAACTATCAGAAATGACAAATGCTAGAAGAGAGAAAATGAGAAATATAAAAGGCTTCCCAATGAATTACTAGCATACCAACTGCCCACAATTTTCAGGATGATACCATTCTAGCAGCATTGCGACCCAATCCCCAATTGATACCCGGTCTAGAACCACACTTCAAACCTTGATATATAATATTGTTAATGTTGTTCTTGATGTTTGCACAGAGTCTCCATTTGTCATGCTTCAATTTCTTTGCATGGAATAGATGGAGTGCTTTCATAAATTGGTCAATACAAatgtattattaattaattacttGAATGCCAAAATCACCAATATGCTCCCTCCAGTCGGCTTCTTCTTGCTTTTATATATGAATGTAATGCTCTTCTTGCTTTGCTTTTATTCATGGCCTATTTTTATAGCCCCATGATAACCTGCTTTACTAAAGTTATTAAAGCAAGTTACTTCTTGCTTTTATGTATGAGGCTCTTGTTTGTCCTTAAGTTTGTATCGGAAGATTTAACCATTTGGTGTGGTCATGATGGAGCTAAAATCAGGTTTGATACTGAAATTGTATCCATATAATCTTTTATGAATTAAGATGCTAAtttgttaaagctattgaaagTTGGGTTAGTGTATATTATATTGGTACTTACTATCAACAAGTCAAGGAAAGAAAAACCTGTCGTGTTTGGGAAAGAAGATAGTTTGGAGTCTCTTCACTATATGGtgcttaagtcaaactcaaaaGGATTGTGACTAATGATTAAAGCAGAAGCCCCTCATTACAAGAGATGAAAGCATTCTAAAACTTTAGCCTCCAACCAAGTATAAAATATCTTTCGGATTTTGGTAATCTTCATATAGTATCGATAATTGCAACAATTAAAACATCCAAAATTTCAAAAAGCTACTGCCAATAAAAAATGAGGTAACTAAATGTAGATTAATTGTTCAAAATACTCTATGAGAATGATAGTACTAGTAAAAAACCAAGAGCAAAGGGGAATTATCCATTGATTAACATTCTCGACAAGCTTTTAGTTGTGTGGATAAGTCACTGACAGTTGTAATCCACAAAATCAAGATGTGAATGACTGATAATAATAGCAAAAGCCCTTAATGGCAACTTGAAGAACCATGAACATATATGAAAAGGATGCTCTGTTTCTAAGCTTGGTGATGAGCAGCTTCTATGGTTCGTGAAAAAGCTACCATTATTTATAGAAcaagcaaaaaataaataaataaataaataaagagcatagAGAGGAGCTACATACCATGGTCCATGAATTAACTAAAACctgaaatatataaaaatattctgTGTacaatattttctctattttttgaaaaatcataaatagatattttttggaGATGAAACTGGATGTTAGATCAATATAAATGTCAAATCAGTCTCAACTTAAAATACTAAGTATGAGAATTATAGTACTAAGATTACCTTTcaagattaaataaattaaattaaaaaaaataaacgtGGCAATACACCAAAAGGTGTTATGATCATCATTAGTAATATCTTGTAATCCATGACCTGGAtcttatgatccaaataaaaataACAGTATATACTCAAGTTCACATCTTGGAATTAGGATCTTTTAGGATTGTAAGGATCTATGTCCCTCCctttatttctttcctttttcttcttctttccttccttcctttctttctttctttcattttcttcttcattccttcttttatttctttccttttaaatatccataaatcttaaaataatcCTCAAAAACCAAAAAATTgaaataaccaaaaaaaaaaagctgtatCGGTGCATTTGTGTACTGAGAGGCAGTACAATATGGTCTGGTACCATACCATACTAATCAGGTAGCAGCATGGCGCCCGATCTTGAAACTACAGCTTTACAAACTGATCCAGTCTTCTTCTTCCCAGTGCTTCTTATCTTTGCCTCATGGATATGTGAACATGTTTATTTGGTTACTCCTTTTCTTTATTGCTCCAACTTAAATCTTCTTAATAATTGTTTCTACAAGGCCAATTAGATATCATGGGTTATCAATTTTAAAGTATTTCATTATGCTTATCAATTTTTCTAACTCTCTGTCTGTAATTTTCTAAGTGCTGCACTAAAATCTGCTTCTGCTCTCACTTTCTtcaattagaatttttgatattgTGTTTCTAACATTGTTTTAACTCTAAATTTTTCTTGCTTAGGAATGTATCCTTGTTCcagtgttcttttttttttttttggtaagaaaaatgGGGTGAGGGGGGCTCACCGGCATAGCAATCCCCTCTGGGCTTGACCATGAGGCTCCCACCCCACTGAGTTAATGTTCGATGCGGGGAGCAATAAGCGCAATCCCCTCCCCACCATGCTCGAGAGGGGACTCCAAGTCAGGTGAGTACGTCACCCTCGGCCCCACCTCATCTGCCCCCACCCACACACGGCAGACCAGAAACCGCATCTGCCCCCACCCGCACAGGCATCGGGGATAAATCTTCTCATTTAATCGACTGCGCATGGCCTTGGACCTGTGACGCGCGGAGCAGATGCCAAGGCCCGTTCCGCATGGGCTACCACCGCGGTGGTGTTCCAATGTTCTTTAAACtactaaattcatctcataattgAGGAAAAGTTTTCAGCAATTGATCAAGCTTACACCAAGTGATGCCCTTAGAAGAAAATAGTGTAACATTTTTTATCCATGTACTCGGAACTAATCTTGCTTATCAAGCCTCAATGAACTAAATGACTTAGGTTGTGCTTATCCATGAATAAACATATAGCACTCTATGACTCTTCTGTGGATATTTTGGCAATTGGAGGAACGAATTGAACTTCGTGTGACAGCCGACATCAAGTTCTAATTCCATGCTTTCCTAAAAAAACTGAATATAATATAACCTATTTAATTGCAGAAGTTGTTCATTTTGATCACACATGACATGTCATACAAATTATGTTTCTGACTTGGAACTAAGATCAAATGTATTACCTACTACTTCTATTGTGTACCGTTATATTTAATTATTCAAGAATTGCACAAGAATCTTGAAAGTGAAATGACATGTTTGACAGTTTTTTTTCCCATTAGAAAATTAACCTTTACCATGTAACAAACTGAAATGGTCCTTTGTCTAGATATATCTATTTATCCTTGTTGTCAAGTTTAACCATCCAGCCCTACCCTTCAGTTATGATGACGTACAATTATGTGAAGTCCGGACCCTTTTTGGTGGGCGAATGATCAACCGACctatttatgagataatcaatcgTATGTCTTTTTTGAAGGTGTTAAAAGTTATTTGCTATATTTGTCTCACTGATGTTACCTTCTTAATATATGTTTTGTTTGCATAAGAAGCATCACTTGAGTGAGCATTGTTGGTTGATGTATATAGCAACATTTATACTCATGTCGGTGCTTATGTTAATCTTTTATGGGGCATCCGTTAGGCTTTTAGGGATTCTCAAATAGTTTGTTAGAGCGTGGCTGCATGATCATGCCATTTGCTATTTGTAAGTACAGCATGTTTCTGAAGAGCAGACCTTGGTGTAATGATAAGGAGGTTGCTCGATTATGACCTGGGTAGCAGAAGTTCAAAACACAGAAAGAGCCTCTCCATGTATGGGTATAAGGTTGCATTCATCGGACTCTCCCCACACCCCATGGTGACAGAAGCCTTATGCTCCAGGGCGCccatttttttctctcaaaaaactaCTTGTTTCTCATGTTTATGTTTGGTGGATTTGCAGTACGTTGTACCTTTATGCCTAATAAAGTAGCATATAACTCATGTCCTGGTTTATTATCATGCTTATAGGTTGTTGTGTTATCCATTTCCAGTTTCCACGCTAAGGGTCGCCGGAACTTGGGAAAATTTTCTATTGTGCAATCTTCTTCTAACATGGATCTCCTCTGAAACTTTcagatcaaatttgtttggtgATGGTCTCTAATGAATTAAAATAACGTATATCTCCCTAGAAACTGGTAAAAACACTCCCTTTACATCTATTTAGAAGGTTTTTACTTCTTTCTGCTGTGCACAGGCTCTGCAACAGCAACAAAGATATGAGAGAGAAACGATTCTAGCCCAGATTGATCGCAGCCGGATGGTATTACTTAGCAAACTCAAGGAGTACAAAGGGGAGGACTTAGAAGTGATTCATGAAGCCACTGCCTTTGCTGGTGAAACTGTTGATCATGATGATGGACTCATCCTCCCTCCATACCCCAGTCACCTACCTGACTTGTTCGTTCTGGATGATCTCTGTCCTTCTTCCCACTTCCCTAATAAGTACAAGCTTTGTCAAAATGGGTTGACAGCTGATCACATCCGTGAAACCAAGAGGATCATGGTTGAATCAGAAAAGAACCAGAGCCCTCACCAGGGGAACAGAAACCCACCAAGAGGATTAAGATTTGCTTTTGGATTGGTAGCCAAGTCTGTGATAACATTTGTTAGTGTCATGTCTATCCTAAGCTTAGCCGGTTACAAGCCAATGCATATAAAAGGAGCCATTCAGTTCCAAGCCCTGCAGTTGTTCGGTAAGCCAGCAGAAGAGGAAAGACAGGATTCTATTCAGTGCCCCCCTGGGAAAATTCTGGTGATTGAAGATGGGAAGCCACGTTGTCTTGTTAAAGAGCGAATTGAAATACCATTTGAGTCAGATGTTTCAGCTCCAAAAATAAGTTATGGATTTGGATGAGAAGTTCTTAGATAAGAAGTTCAGTTTGCTTAGTTATGCTTCTTTAGTACAGCAGAACTTTTGTAAAGCAGAACTTTCACACTTTTTGCATATGAGTGCAGTTGGCCTTTATCTTGTGCAGGAATATATCTAGTTGCTATGATACCCCATGGGCCTGGGTGTGATTACGTTTTCTGGATGGTAAGTTTCCCATGAAAAGTCTAGAGAACTATGCAAACTTATACAAAATGATAGCAGGACTCGTTACGCAGAGTTGTGCCTCTGGACCAAAGTAGATGTACAGGCATTGCTTATTTCCTTGCATTTAACTTAGATCTTAAAACTGGACTCGTCTCTTGAAATGTTTATTGGTGGGAAGAACTTAACGGGGATTTTTGTATATCAAAAAATGTATGATTTTCGCATATGTATTCTATGAAAGCAAACATTTCAAAGTTGGTTGACATGGAGAATGCCAGTCATTTTGGCTGTGTCCTAGCGGGTATTGAATCCAAGATTAAAATAATCCGGCTTTCTTAATAGAATCAGGCCATGAGTTCCTTTCAGATGAAGAAAATTAAAATGCTAAGCAATGAATAATGTTAtttacatatattatatattatattatattatgtcccAACCAATGCAGTCTGCTCTGTCTCCTTCCGCAAGTCACTTTCCCTTCCCTGATGACCAAAACTTTTCAAGTTACCAAGCAATTACCGGACTCAGCACATGTAAAATTACAAAATTTTGCTTGTTTCACTCTTTGGGAGTAAGATTAAAAGATTCAAGAAATGCAGCTTAGAAAGATTTTATAATTACAATGTATAAGTAATGGAGttctaatttattaataaatattttaaattacatAATTTTGTTTTTGACTTTGTAGTTTGTAGTTGGTATCCACATTTCATATACATGTATAGtgttaattatttataaatattttgttACATCTGTATGGTCGCCATTTCTCCTAAAAGCCCGATAGCCTCTGCAGTCCAGTGACAGCGATGTTATACATCTTCTAACATGTAACACCTTTTTGTGAGATTTCCTCGCAATTCTGTAAACTTATATAATAACATGTGAATATATTTTTCTATTAGAAGATGTACTAATGCATTTTATGTTACTTATGCGCTGCTTCATAGAACGATATCATAAACAAAGTCCAGGTAGAGAAGGTTATCAATTATTTGGGGTATACCCAAGGTGGTATCATACTCCCTTGCTCAACCAAAATTTCAAGGTCACCGGTACCTGTCAGATGCTATCAACCAAGAAACAGTAGTAGCATATTTAATTAGCTTCTATCATTAGCCCAACCATTCCAATTTCAATTCCCTTGCTCCCCAAGCTCTTATCACTTCCCTAATCATCCAAAGTATCCCACATACAAATATTGAGAGTCTTCCATCAGAGGCATCACACGCGCTCATAATCTACTTGGTGAAATAAGGAGTAAGATGCTCGTGGGAGCTGTCAGACATGGTGCTAACATGAGACATCATgatttcatgatttgatcatcaaAACCTGGTGCCACGTTGAAGGACACGTGCACTACCTCTTGACCTCTTGGTTCTACCAGGCCTTTAAAGGCCACCCCGACCCCCACCCCCcaacaaaataaaaacaaaaatcctCTGAATCCCTCCAGCACCTTTTCTCGGTCTATTTAAACACTTCACTACAAGGAAGCTCAGCAAAGAGATCGAAAATGGAGGAATCACCAGCGATATCCTTCGGCGAAGAGCAAGAGTCTTTTGTGCTGAAGTCATGGACTGTGATGAAGAAGGATGCAGCAGCAATCTCTCTGAAGTTTTTCATGAGGTATCTTCCCATTTCTTCTCCCATCTTCTCATACTTATTTCTTATGATTAGACTGTTGGATTTCATTCCCTTAAGGTGGCCTGAAAAATTACGTACTTTTTGAGTTATATCTTCTCAAAATTTAAAATACCTTTAAGATCATAAAAATTTGAGGACATAATTGAATATAGGATCTTTTGCAGCGATAAAATCCAACATATGCTTTCTTTTATGATCCTTTCTTGTACTTAATTTCTATCAATAATTCTCTTGCAAGTTTATAATTTTGTTGCTGAGCATTATGTGTTCATATAGGATCTTTGAGATTGCACCTTCAGCAACGCAGTTGTTCTCTTTCCTGCGCGACTCCAACGTGTCCCTGGACAAAAACCCAAAGCTTAAAAGCCATGCCATGGCGGTCTTCGCTATGGTATCTGTTCTGAACTTTATCCTCTACCTCTTATTGCTTGTGGTGGTGAGGAATAGAGATAGTAGAGCTCTCATGGGGCTTGCATCATGATATCCGCTAAGAAAGGTAATGCTAGGGTGCGGCCTGTGATGGCTGTGAGGTCTGGGAAGTGCTGTGATTCATGGAGGTTGGTGGAATCACGAGCTACCACCCTAAGATCTTTTTTTGAGGATAAGGGAGGCTGGCAAAGCAGCCACCCGTTGCTCTCTCTGTGATTGGACCGGTGCCGCATGCTAATTTGTCACCAAGAAATAAGTAGGAAGATATTTTATTTGGAGCGATTGAACTGGGCCAGACCCAAATTGATGCCTGTTAACATTATCCGGCCCATTTTCATCCCTATTCTTCCAAGTAGTAAAAACAAGAGCGTGATAACTCAAAGAACAACCAAGCTCAATCTTACAGATGGGGGATATCCCGGCCATCATGTCTTGTTTCCGTGAGAAAACagattgttgggggatacccaccgaccgaccgaccgactggcgtccCGATCAACTGCCCGACTGACCGACGAACgtaccgaccgattgacggtcggaccgaccgaccgaccgacaccgacggacgactccgactggctgaccgaccgaccgacggccgggggCGCCCGACTGACAGACGCCACTaccggccattcaacggtccatcgccgactgaggatatgtcgggcgtatctttCCCGACCGGCCGAACCCAGAGGTCTGACGGCCGACTCatatgaaactcgccgaccgacggaggaacccgacgccactctgctggccgccgacctagggtcggccgactcctccaaccgccgtacagccgccagaccttgtcagttctgacagcaacatgcggcacggccgttttggggcattgtcctgccagaggcattgtcaaccctgatgatttgacagcccccacggcgatgtgacatcttcacggcgaccctgacagtctacagtgagttgacagttcctcacttgtccgcgccattaatgacggcgccataccatgctccactatatataccggggaaggcaacagtgcaagggatcgatccgcccgtctctcccacaaacgcaggctcgctcctctctctctctttctctctttctcagagctctccgtctacatttcactgttgtccagtcacctctctgacttgaccgtcgaagggtccccgccggagccgcctccggtcagtgcggacttccttttgcaggtgcacgcttcccggcgatcgggcgacgaggcgattggccgcaacacagataaagaaggaggaggaaagaaaagaaagaaggatgagaaaaaggaaataagaggaagagaagaagaggaaaaggaAAGGAATGAAAGATAGGTCTGAAACTAGATCGGATAtagatatccatatccatatttattttttctgacgaatataaatatgaatatggatattattcgaatataaaaatttagatttatatttattttaaatagatacagaAATAATTTGGATATTAGAAGTACGGATATAAGttgaataattaaactttatggctataaaatcaaagatattaataaatagataataaattaagttaatagcatgt
Coding sequences within it:
- the LOC105060036 gene encoding plastid division protein PDV2; the protein is MEGEEIGLVLARASDLRAKISNCIDRSGGDRDREADPGGGGTAAAGAAVEEEVGEEEEEEEESLLSIRDALESLERHLGALQALQQQQRYERETILAQIDRSRMVLLSKLKEYKGEDLEVIHEATAFAGETVDHDDGLILPPYPSHLPDLFVLDDLCPSSHFPNKYKLCQNGLTADHIRETKRIMVESEKNQSPHQGNRNPPRGLRFAFGLVAKSVITFVSVMSILSLAGYKPMHIKGAIQFQALQLFGKPAEEERQDSIQCPPGKILVIEDGKPRCLVKERIEIPFESDVSAPKISYGFG